A genome region from Sphingobacteriaceae bacterium GW460-11-11-14-LB5 includes the following:
- a CDS encoding peptidase S9, translated as MQKRLTIILFFVVSFAYAQKKPLDHSVYDTWESVGTKQLSNNGQWAMYSILHQEGDAQLYLTNIKTNAKMNIPRGMNSQFSNDSKFAAFNIRPLNKDLRQAKIKKKKADELPKDSLGIANLTTNAVTKVARVKSFKFPEEGAGVMAYLTEKPDTAKKTVKPAEKKDGESDFADDEPAAKGKTEEGTDLVVKNLLTGTDKTYKFVTDYYFSKDGKQLVFACSGSKKDKTAPQGVFLLNTEKGTLKTLIKGKGSFKNFTFDEESEHVAFVGEQSPEKQEIKDYNIYYNSLTLDTAQILVDFDMPGLPAKWSVNGDGKITFSKDGKKLFFGISPIKKPKDTTIVDFEVAKVDVWNYKDDYLQPMQLKNAERDSKKSYLSVIDVYSSDPKVIPLTDLKLPDANIIAEGDAGQVLASTDYGRRIESQWSGSTSKDYYLVDTKNGQKKKIIENLNGYALASPAGNYVLYFDRKSGSWNTYNVTTAKVTVLTAGLSEKFVDEENDVPDLPSAYGLATWTEGDKAVLINDKYDIWSFSPDGKLAPKNITAGFGRANNITFRYERVQQDNRFERNADSKFVKANETVWLDGFNNLTKENGFYRTNVGSAKAPELVVMAKFKYSNLVKAKDADVYIYDKANYVESPNVYITTDFKTETKLSNTNPQQKNYNWGTAELVKWTTPKGYKAEGILYKPENFDPNKKYPMIAYFYEKLTDGLYTYQAPAPTPSRLNISYFVSNGYLVFAPDISYETGHPGKSAVEFINSGVESLKKNSWVDGSKIGIQGQSWGGYQVAYLITQNNMYAAAWAGAPVANMTSAYGGIRWETGMNRQFQYEKTQSRIGATLWEKPELYIENSPLFMFPKVNTPVVVMANDADGAVPWYQGIEMFTGLRRLGKPVWMLNYNGEAHNLVQRQNRKDIQIREQQFFDYYLKGAKAPAWMTSGIPATEKGKTWGFELTDDKP; from the coding sequence ATGCAAAAGAGACTAACTATTATTCTGTTTTTCGTTGTCAGCTTTGCCTACGCACAAAAGAAACCCCTAGATCATTCGGTATACGATACATGGGAATCAGTAGGAACAAAGCAATTATCAAATAATGGTCAATGGGCGATGTACAGCATCTTACATCAAGAAGGAGATGCACAGCTGTACCTGACCAATATTAAAACCAATGCGAAGATGAACATCCCAAGAGGAATGAACTCGCAGTTTAGTAACGATTCCAAATTCGCGGCTTTTAACATCCGCCCTTTAAATAAAGATTTACGTCAGGCTAAAATAAAAAAGAAAAAAGCTGATGAATTACCAAAAGATTCGTTGGGTATTGCTAACCTTACTACCAATGCCGTTACTAAAGTGGCCAGGGTAAAATCTTTCAAATTTCCTGAAGAAGGTGCGGGTGTGATGGCTTACTTAACTGAAAAACCAGATACAGCAAAAAAAACAGTAAAACCAGCTGAGAAAAAAGATGGTGAATCAGATTTTGCTGATGATGAGCCTGCGGCTAAAGGTAAAACTGAAGAAGGAACCGATTTAGTGGTAAAAAACCTTTTAACAGGTACAGATAAAACCTATAAATTCGTTACCGACTATTACTTCAGTAAAGATGGCAAACAATTGGTTTTTGCCTGCAGTGGCTCTAAAAAGGACAAAACTGCTCCACAAGGTGTATTTCTGTTAAATACAGAAAAAGGTACACTTAAAACCCTGATTAAGGGCAAAGGAAGTTTCAAAAATTTCACCTTTGATGAGGAAAGCGAACATGTAGCTTTTGTAGGCGAGCAAAGTCCGGAGAAACAGGAAATAAAAGATTACAATATTTATTACAACTCTTTAACGCTCGATACTGCACAGATATTGGTTGATTTTGATATGCCTGGCCTACCCGCAAAATGGTCGGTTAATGGCGATGGTAAAATCACTTTTAGTAAAGATGGCAAGAAATTGTTTTTTGGCATCTCTCCTATCAAAAAACCAAAGGATACGACTATCGTAGATTTCGAAGTGGCGAAAGTTGATGTCTGGAATTACAAAGACGATTATTTGCAGCCTATGCAGCTTAAAAACGCAGAAAGAGACAGCAAAAAAAGTTATTTATCTGTGATTGATGTGTACAGCAGTGACCCAAAAGTAATTCCGCTTACCGATTTAAAATTACCTGATGCAAATATCATAGCGGAAGGTGATGCCGGGCAGGTTTTAGCTTCTACAGATTACGGTCGCAGGATAGAATCGCAATGGAGCGGTTCAACTTCAAAAGATTACTATTTGGTTGACACGAAAAATGGCCAGAAAAAGAAAATCATCGAGAACCTTAATGGTTATGCATTGGCATCACCGGCAGGAAATTATGTTTTATACTTCGATCGAAAATCGGGCAGTTGGAATACCTACAATGTAACTACAGCAAAGGTTACCGTTTTAACTGCAGGTTTAAGTGAAAAATTTGTTGATGAAGAGAATGATGTACCAGACTTACCTTCTGCTTATGGCTTAGCTACCTGGACTGAAGGTGATAAAGCCGTTTTAATTAACGATAAATATGATATCTGGTCATTCTCACCAGACGGAAAATTGGCACCAAAAAATATTACTGCTGGTTTTGGAAGAGCGAATAACATTACTTTCCGTTACGAAAGAGTACAACAAGACAACAGATTTGAACGCAATGCAGATAGCAAATTTGTAAAAGCGAACGAAACGGTTTGGTTAGATGGCTTTAACAACCTCACTAAAGAAAATGGTTTTTACCGCACCAACGTTGGTTCGGCTAAAGCACCAGAATTGGTGGTAATGGCTAAGTTTAAATATTCAAACCTGGTAAAAGCTAAAGATGCCGATGTTTACATTTACGATAAAGCCAACTATGTAGAATCGCCAAATGTTTACATCACTACAGATTTCAAAACTGAAACCAAATTAAGCAATACCAATCCTCAACAAAAAAACTATAACTGGGGTACGGCTGAGCTGGTGAAATGGACCACACCAAAAGGCTATAAGGCCGAAGGCATCCTTTACAAACCTGAAAACTTCGATCCAAATAAGAAATACCCGATGATTGCTTATTTCTACGAAAAATTAACGGATGGTTTATATACCTATCAGGCGCCGGCTCCTACGCCATCACGTTTAAATATTTCTTATTTCGTGAGTAACGGATACCTGGTTTTTGCACCTGATATTAGTTACGAAACTGGTCATCCAGGTAAATCGGCAGTTGAATTTATCAATTCAGGTGTAGAAAGTCTGAAAAAAAATAGCTGGGTTGATGGCAGTAAAATTGGTATTCAGGGACAAAGCTGGGGCGGTTATCAGGTAGCTTACCTTATTACACAGAATAACATGTATGCTGCAGCCTGGGCTGGTGCACCTGTAGCCAATATGACTTCTGCTTATGGTGGCATCCGCTGGGAAACAGGTATGAACCGTCAGTTCCAATACGAGAAAACACAAAGCCGTATCGGTGCAACCCTTTGGGAAAAACCTGAGTTATATATCGAGAACTCACCATTATTTATGTTCCCGAAAGTAAATACACCAGTTGTGGTAATGGCGAACGATGCAGACGGTGCTGTGCCATGGTATCAAGGAATTGAGATGTTTACCGGCTTGCGCCGTTTAGGTAAACCAGTCTGGATGCTTAACTACAATGGTGAAGCACACAATTTGGTCCAACGCCAGAACCGTAAGGATATTCAAATCCGTGAACAACAATTTTTCGACTATTATTTAAAAGGTGCAAAGGCTCCGGCCTGGATGACCAGTGGAATTCCTGCTACTGAAAAAGGAAAAACCTGGGGCTTTGAATTAACAGATGATAAACCTTAG
- a CDS encoding RagB/SusD family nutrient uptake outer membrane protein: MKRINILLISIFMLSVLSCKKFLDMTPSNSADSNKAIQTPRDAQIVINGVMNQMTDASYYGRNFFLYGDVKGGDMTVYSQGRGLDALYNYNQNANTNSFSGFWSQIYFCILQTNYLLEEIAKQEALGATGFAPYKGQALTARALMYFDLVRLYGKAYTDNNQSFGVPLILTRQGYEAQPLRSTVEQVYTQIVKDLNDAAPLLPKTKTNGYINYYSNKAIQARVYLYMNDMPKSLLAAEEVIGASALYTLYTNANWVDSWKSQYGSESIFELGINPLENDLGAASLGIYQRNKGVGTTAALGFFYSSTDFLSRLNQGASDVRRGIMARDESSATRLGALYKYCGSTALAGDKSTANNTAVNIKVIRLSEIYLIAAEAALSTNTTKAANYLNAIRQRNPSAVLATPVTVTLDMILDEKSKELYGEGQRFFDLIRTNKSITYNDEFGGLTISTRPKTIDRTFNKTILPIPQTEINANPGIKAQQNPGY; encoded by the coding sequence ATGAAAAGAATAAATATACTACTGATCAGTATCTTCATGTTAAGTGTACTATCATGTAAAAAGTTTTTAGATATGACGCCGAGTAATTCGGCCGATTCGAATAAGGCGATTCAAACACCAAGAGATGCACAAATAGTAATCAACGGCGTAATGAATCAGATGACAGATGCCTCATATTATGGAAGGAATTTCTTTCTGTATGGCGATGTTAAAGGTGGCGATATGACGGTTTACTCTCAAGGTAGGGGCTTGGATGCCTTGTATAACTATAATCAAAACGCCAATACCAATAGTTTTTCCGGTTTTTGGTCGCAAATTTATTTTTGCATATTACAAACCAATTATCTGCTCGAGGAAATAGCCAAACAAGAAGCATTAGGCGCAACGGGTTTTGCTCCATACAAAGGGCAGGCTTTAACCGCCAGAGCTTTAATGTATTTTGATTTGGTTAGATTATACGGCAAAGCATACACCGATAATAATCAGTCTTTTGGTGTTCCTTTAATCTTAACCAGACAAGGATATGAAGCACAACCACTACGATCGACAGTAGAGCAGGTTTACACTCAGATTGTTAAAGATCTAAATGATGCGGCACCGTTGTTGCCGAAAACAAAAACAAATGGATATATCAATTATTACTCAAATAAAGCTATTCAGGCGAGAGTGTACTTATATATGAATGATATGCCCAAGTCACTTTTAGCAGCTGAAGAAGTTATTGGTGCCTCGGCTTTATATACATTGTATACGAATGCAAATTGGGTCGATTCCTGGAAAAGTCAATACGGCTCAGAATCTATTTTTGAGTTGGGTATTAATCCTTTAGAGAACGATCTTGGAGCAGCATCATTAGGTATTTACCAAAGAAATAAAGGTGTAGGTACAACGGCAGCATTGGGTTTTTTCTATTCCAGTACTGACTTTTTAAGTCGCTTAAATCAAGGAGCTAGCGATGTAAGGCGTGGGATAATGGCTAGAGATGAAAGTTCGGCAACAAGGTTAGGTGCCCTTTATAAATATTGTGGTAGTACAGCATTGGCTGGTGATAAAAGCACAGCGAATAATACTGCAGTTAATATTAAAGTAATTCGATTGTCTGAAATTTATTTAATCGCTGCAGAGGCAGCGCTTTCTACAAATACTACAAAGGCCGCTAATTATTTGAACGCAATACGTCAAAGAAATCCTTCTGCAGTATTGGCCACTCCAGTTACGGTTACGCTCGATATGATTTTAGATGAAAAAAGTAAAGAGTTGTATGGTGAAGGTCAGCGGTTCTTTGATTTAATACGGACCAATAAATCAATTACATATAATGATGAATTTGGTGGTTTAACAATTAGCACCCGGCCAAAAACGATTGATAGAACATTTAATAAAACAATTCTTCCAATCCCGCAAACAGAAATAAATGCAAACCCTGGAATAAAAGCACAGCAGAATCCTGGTTATTAA
- a CDS encoding SusC/RagA family TonB-linked outer membrane protein — protein MNKKLLMLLGILACYVVSYAQTTVKGKVTDESNVGIPGVSVLVKGSTTGASTGGDGSYSITVPSNNVTLVFKSIGFVSQEVAVGGRTQVDVKLSNEENKLDDVMVVAYGTAKRGSYTGSAAVIDQNKIKDAPSTSFQNALTGRAAGVQVTASSGQAGSTPSIRIRGIGSINASNDPLYVVDGVPVVSGNIGQGSDYTFSTNNIMNTINPADIESITILKDAAASSLYGSRAANGVVLINTKRGKSGKPKIEFRTSLGLTPSWATDNYETAGVQEQVNMLYRIFHDVRTSSGQSEAAGNTYALSQLNTKFNRHGYRFTTDGTGLNANVNILGMTDGIENREGRYFDWEDALFRTAKYQTNDLSVSGGDDKTKYYSSFSYTRDQSRIKVNDFDRYSGRINLSQKVGKYVEIGSNVSIARSAQSGYNDTRNTGSNSYFQTRNLLWPLYWPTDYKNGQPFTARYGSLAQNNIYYDNQWDNKSITKRFVANPYIQVNILPELILKSVFSYDNSQVNDHIYYSALHFNGLTNNGSVNEITTNYNKMVSSSTINYSKQLGLHSISFLAGFEAEKNVTDFQRATGVDLGSSELQSVSTAGTTSSSAYNWGNSIVSGLSRLEYNYNQKYFITSSFRRDGSSRLGDINRWGTFWSVGGSWKINSENFLKNVSFLDNLRLRGSYGTNGTLPSNNYDWRELTSFSNKYLGQPAALYASLSNPILTWENSYSTNIALEFGLFKRITGTIEFFNRDTKNLLLGVPVSMTTGFSSTLRNIGEINNKGLEFDLNANLINKNGFKWDLGINGSFTRSKVTKLYKPEGTARGNDIIWNDPTGADARAQFLYSEGLSMLSFYGFEWAGVNPANGKNVWYLNGATPASGSFDYNGRQATYNYNDAARVVIGDGNPDVFGGINTDVEYKGFSLGLNFIYKLGGQIYDGAYKDVADDGYYWERIRSQSYYDNMWTPQNTNGTQPKLDGNDLTDAMQYSSRQLHSASFLRLKNVLFAYRLPEKIVTKLGASNIRAYFNGSNLLTFAKYKEADPEVGNYSTRGWETPFGKTYTFGLEVSF, from the coding sequence ATGAACAAAAAATTACTAATGCTATTAGGAATTTTAGCGTGTTACGTTGTTTCCTATGCCCAAACCACTGTAAAGGGCAAGGTAACAGACGAGAGCAACGTTGGCATTCCGGGCGTAAGTGTACTGGTTAAAGGCAGTACAACCGGCGCTTCTACAGGCGGTGATGGTTCTTACAGCATTACTGTTCCATCAAATAATGTTACACTGGTTTTTAAATCAATAGGTTTTGTTAGCCAAGAGGTAGCTGTTGGTGGCCGAACACAGGTTGATGTTAAACTATCTAATGAAGAAAACAAATTAGATGATGTAATGGTAGTAGCTTATGGTACTGCCAAACGGGGTAGTTACACTGGATCGGCTGCTGTAATTGATCAAAACAAAATCAAGGATGCACCATCTACCTCCTTTCAAAATGCTTTAACTGGTAGGGCAGCTGGTGTGCAGGTTACTGCATCTTCTGGTCAGGCAGGATCAACTCCGAGCATCCGCATAAGAGGAATAGGATCGATAAATGCGTCAAACGATCCATTATATGTAGTTGACGGAGTTCCTGTTGTTTCGGGTAATATTGGCCAAGGAAGCGATTATACTTTCTCTACCAACAATATCATGAATACAATAAATCCCGCGGATATTGAGAGTATTACTATCCTTAAAGATGCCGCTGCTTCTTCCTTGTATGGCTCAAGGGCAGCCAATGGCGTAGTATTGATCAATACGAAACGTGGTAAATCTGGTAAACCTAAAATTGAATTTAGAACATCTTTAGGTTTAACACCTAGCTGGGCTACAGATAATTATGAAACAGCTGGTGTACAAGAACAAGTAAATATGTTATATCGTATTTTTCACGATGTGCGCACCTCTTCCGGACAGAGTGAAGCAGCGGGAAATACTTATGCCTTGTCGCAGCTAAACACAAAATTTAACCGACATGGTTATCGCTTTACTACTGATGGAACAGGTTTAAATGCAAATGTGAATATTCTTGGTATGACTGATGGAATAGAAAATCGTGAAGGGCGATATTTTGATTGGGAAGATGCACTTTTTAGAACAGCAAAATACCAAACTAACGATCTATCAGTAAGTGGTGGTGACGATAAGACAAAGTATTATTCGTCATTTTCTTACACCAGAGATCAAAGTCGGATTAAAGTAAATGATTTTGACAGGTACTCGGGCAGGATAAATTTAAGCCAGAAAGTGGGTAAGTATGTCGAAATCGGTTCGAACGTAAGTATTGCCAGATCGGCACAAAGTGGTTATAATGATACACGTAATACCGGTTCTAATAGTTACTTCCAAACTAGAAATCTATTATGGCCACTATATTGGCCTACTGATTATAAAAATGGTCAGCCCTTTACGGCCAGGTACGGAAGTTTAGCACAAAATAACATCTATTACGATAATCAATGGGATAATAAATCAATTACAAAAAGATTTGTTGCCAATCCTTATATCCAGGTAAATATATTACCTGAGCTAATTTTAAAATCAGTATTTTCTTACGATAACTCACAGGTAAACGATCATATTTATTATAGTGCACTTCATTTTAATGGCTTAACCAATAATGGAAGCGTAAATGAAATCACAACAAACTATAATAAAATGGTTTCTTCTAGTACAATTAACTACAGCAAACAGCTTGGCTTACACTCAATAAGCTTCTTGGCAGGTTTTGAAGCTGAAAAAAATGTTACTGATTTTCAAAGGGCTACAGGCGTTGATTTAGGAAGTAGTGAACTGCAAAGCGTTTCAACTGCAGGTACTACTTCATCCTCTGCATATAACTGGGGGAATTCCATTGTTTCTGGTTTATCTCGTTTGGAATATAATTACAATCAAAAATATTTTATTACTTCTTCCTTTAGAAGAGATGGATCTTCAAGACTCGGAGATATCAATAGATGGGGCACATTTTGGTCGGTTGGTGGATCATGGAAAATCAATAGCGAGAATTTTCTAAAAAATGTATCTTTTCTTGACAATTTAAGATTGAGAGGATCATATGGTACCAACGGAACTTTACCATCAAACAACTACGATTGGCGCGAGCTGACTTCATTCTCTAATAAATATCTTGGCCAACCGGCAGCCTTGTACGCATCTCTTTCCAATCCGATCTTAACTTGGGAAAATAGTTACTCTACAAACATAGCCTTGGAGTTTGGTCTGTTTAAAAGAATTACAGGTACAATCGAGTTCTTTAATCGCGATACAAAAAATCTATTGCTTGGGGTGCCGGTATCAATGACTACCGGATTTAGTTCAACGCTAAGAAACATTGGAGAAATTAACAATAAAGGTCTCGAATTTGATCTGAATGCTAACCTGATTAATAAAAATGGCTTTAAATGGGATTTAGGTATTAATGGATCATTTACAAGGTCTAAAGTAACCAAGCTGTACAAACCTGAAGGTACGGCACGTGGAAATGACATTATTTGGAACGACCCTACGGGTGCAGATGCGAGGGCGCAGTTTCTCTATAGTGAAGGCTTATCAATGCTTAGTTTTTATGGTTTCGAATGGGCTGGTGTAAATCCGGCAAATGGTAAAAATGTTTGGTATCTAAATGGTGCAACTCCTGCATCAGGTAGTTTTGATTATAATGGAAGGCAAGCAACTTACAACTATAATGATGCTGCCAGGGTAGTAATAGGCGATGGTAATCCAGATGTTTTTGGTGGAATTAATACTGATGTAGAATATAAAGGCTTTAGTTTAGGTCTAAACTTTATCTACAAACTTGGTGGACAAATTTATGATGGAGCTTACAAAGATGTAGCAGATGATGGTTACTATTGGGAAAGAATCAGATCGCAAAGTTATTATGACAATATGTGGACTCCACAAAATACCAATGGTACACAACCAAAACTTGATGGAAATGACCTTACCGATGCCATGCAGTATAGTTCTCGTCAATTGCATAGTGCGAGTTTCTTAAGATTAAAAAATGTATTGTTTGCCTATCGTTTACCTGAAAAAATAGTTACTAAACTAGGCGCTTCTAATATAAGAGCCTATTTTAATGGTTCTAATCTGCTTACTTTCGCGAAATACAAAGAAGCAGATCCTGAGGTAGGAAATTATAGTACCAGAGGTTGGGAGACCCCATTTGGAAAGACTTATACTTTTGGTTTAGAGGTTAGTTTTTAA
- a CDS encoding membrane protein insertase YidC, which produces MDRNTFTGLFLIMIILAGSFYFLRPSTAEMKQAKERDSIELAKKSGITPVQKDTTKTAAIANPAVDSLALKGPFGTAITGTEANTVLENENLLITLSNKGGKITSVEIKGQKTFTGKPLILFDGNQNKFGLNLNAAGKVINTNDLYFTPTKTGNTVTMRANYGANAYVEYVYDLKALSNKVAFNINLVGLQQVIAGNNIGLNWQTTLLQQEKSIESEHRYSAPYYKYLDGDVDHLSVSKDEKEDLSKGKIQWFSFKQHFFSASLISKQAFEKGSLEVKIPTAPGLVKFYDANMQLPYAHTANQVYEMEFYFGTNKFSALKAQGYDLEQQVDMGYWPLKYINRFIVLPVFNFLNSFGWNYGLIILVLTILLKVALSPLTYKSYLSMAKMRVLKPEMDEIKAKVGEDNPTLVQQEYLKLYKKAGVNPLGGCLPMVLQLPLVMAFFFFFPNLFELRGESFLWMKDLSTYDEFIKFGVKIPFIGDHLSLMCVLMTISTLIMTYFNNQVSGATGQMKYIGYIMPVIFLGVLNSYPAGLNYYYFLANLMTFGQQFLIRKMVDDDKIHALIQQNKARPADEKKKKSKFQQRLDDYMRQQQQAKK; this is translated from the coding sequence ATGGATAGAAATACCTTTACAGGACTGTTCCTGATTATGATCATTTTGGCAGGATCATTCTATTTTTTGAGGCCGAGCACGGCTGAAATGAAACAAGCCAAAGAAAGAGACAGTATCGAATTGGCAAAAAAATCTGGTATTACACCAGTACAAAAAGATACCACTAAAACAGCTGCAATTGCTAACCCGGCTGTAGATTCTTTAGCGTTAAAAGGTCCTTTTGGTACCGCAATAACCGGTACAGAAGCCAATACCGTGTTAGAAAACGAGAATTTATTAATCACTTTAAGCAATAAAGGCGGTAAAATTACTTCGGTTGAAATTAAAGGCCAGAAAACCTTTACCGGTAAACCATTGATTTTATTTGATGGAAATCAGAACAAGTTTGGTTTAAATCTTAATGCTGCTGGTAAAGTAATTAATACCAACGATTTATACTTTACTCCTACAAAAACCGGAAATACAGTTACCATGCGTGCCAATTATGGCGCTAACGCATATGTAGAATATGTATACGATTTAAAGGCGTTAAGTAATAAAGTTGCTTTCAACATCAATTTAGTTGGCTTACAACAAGTAATTGCAGGTAATAACATTGGTTTAAACTGGCAGACTACTTTATTACAGCAAGAAAAATCGATCGAAAGTGAGCACCGTTACTCTGCACCATACTACAAATATTTAGATGGCGATGTAGACCACCTAAGTGTTTCGAAAGATGAGAAAGAAGATTTATCGAAAGGTAAAATCCAGTGGTTCTCTTTCAAACAACACTTTTTCTCCGCTTCTTTAATCTCTAAACAGGCTTTCGAAAAAGGAAGTTTAGAAGTTAAAATTCCAACGGCTCCAGGTTTGGTGAAGTTTTATGATGCCAATATGCAATTGCCATATGCACATACGGCTAACCAGGTTTATGAAATGGAATTCTATTTCGGAACCAACAAATTCTCGGCACTAAAAGCACAAGGTTATGATTTAGAGCAACAGGTTGATATGGGCTACTGGCCATTGAAATACATTAACCGTTTCATCGTACTACCTGTATTTAACTTTTTAAACAGCTTTGGCTGGAACTATGGATTAATCATTTTGGTATTAACCATTTTACTAAAAGTTGCTTTATCGCCACTTACTTATAAGTCTTATCTTTCAATGGCTAAAATGAGAGTTTTAAAGCCGGAAATGGACGAAATTAAAGCTAAGGTAGGCGAAGATAATCCAACACTGGTTCAACAGGAATATTTAAAACTCTATAAGAAAGCCGGTGTAAATCCGCTGGGCGGATGTTTGCCTATGGTATTACAATTGCCTTTGGTAATGGCCTTCTTCTTCTTCTTCCCTAACTTGTTTGAGCTACGTGGCGAGAGTTTCTTGTGGATGAAAGATTTATCAACTTATGATGAGTTTATCAAATTCGGCGTAAAAATCCCTTTCATTGGCGATCACTTAAGTTTAATGTGTGTATTGATGACCATCTCTACATTGATTATGACTTATTTCAACAATCAGGTTTCTGGAGCAACTGGTCAAATGAAGTACATCGGTTACATCATGCCGGTTATTTTCTTAGGTGTGTTAAATAGCTACCCTGCCGGATTAAACTATTATTATTTCTTAGCCAACTTAATGACTTTCGGACAGCAGTTCTTAATTCGTAAAATGGTTGACGATGATAAAATCCATGCTTTGATTCAGCAAAACAAAGCCAGACCAGCTGATGAGAAAAAGAAAAAGTCTAAATTCCAGCAACGTTTGGATGACTATATGCGTCAGCAACAACAAGCTAAAAAGTAA
- a CDS encoding spore maturation protein, which translates to MALSRIWSAFIIVAIVVASIKCFFFGHSDIFNWMVIGKSSDPLNPLKLDGIIETCWIAVDLCIKLIGTLALFMGLMSIAEKAGGIRLLSRIIGPFFSKLFPEIPKGHPSMGHMIMNFSANLLGLDNAATPFGIKAMESLQELNPNKDVASNSQIMFLCLHAAGLCLIPVSVIAIRSTQNAQDPTDIFIPCLIVTFVGTMAAMLIVSFKQKINLLQPVIITWVLSISAVVGLLVWYVSKLNAESIKSFSGLLSGGIILLIFLLIVLGALYKKIDVFDAFIDGAKGGFETALKIVPYLVGILVAVSMLRTSGTFDVVMSGIKNVFVFFGADTKFVDALPTALIRPLSGGAARGMMVSTMISSGPDSFASKLSGVFQGASDTTFYVVAVYFGSVGIKNTRYAIGSMLLADLVGVCTAIALSYMFFA; encoded by the coding sequence ATGGCATTAAGCAGAATCTGGTCAGCATTTATTATCGTGGCTATTGTAGTAGCAAGTATTAAATGTTTCTTTTTCGGACATAGCGATATTTTTAACTGGATGGTAATTGGTAAATCATCCGATCCGTTGAATCCCTTAAAATTAGATGGTATTATCGAAACTTGCTGGATCGCAGTTGACCTTTGTATTAAATTAATCGGAACACTGGCCTTATTTATGGGCTTAATGAGCATTGCTGAAAAAGCAGGTGGTATCCGTTTATTATCTAGAATTATTGGTCCATTCTTTTCGAAACTCTTTCCGGAGATCCCAAAAGGGCACCCCTCTATGGGACATATGATCATGAATTTCTCAGCCAATTTATTAGGTTTAGATAATGCAGCCACGCCATTTGGCATCAAGGCCATGGAAAGTTTGCAAGAGCTCAATCCGAATAAAGATGTTGCCAGCAATTCGCAGATTATGTTTTTATGTTTACACGCTGCAGGCCTATGTTTAATTCCAGTTAGTGTAATCGCCATTAGGTCTACTCAAAATGCGCAAGACCCAACTGATATTTTCATTCCTTGTTTAATCGTCACTTTTGTCGGTACCATGGCAGCCATGCTTATTGTATCCTTTAAACAAAAAATAAACTTGCTTCAGCCGGTTATCATTACCTGGGTATTAAGTATCTCGGCAGTGGTTGGTTTACTGGTTTGGTATGTAAGTAAGTTAAATGCAGAAAGCATAAAATCATTTTCAGGCTTATTAAGTGGTGGAATAATTTTATTAATCTTTTTATTGATTGTATTGGGTGCCTTATATAAAAAAATAGATGTTTTTGATGCGTTTATTGATGGTGCCAAAGGTGGATTTGAAACGGCACTGAAAATCGTTCCTTATTTAGTTGGGATTTTAGTTGCGGTAAGTATGCTGAGAACCAGCGGGACTTTTGATGTGGTGATGAGCGGCATTAAAAACGTGTTTGTATTTTTTGGAGCCGACACCAAATTTGTTGATGCGCTACCAACAGCTTTAATCAGGCCTTTAAGTGGTGGCGCTGCCCGTGGAATGATGGTAAGTACCATGATTTCAAGCGGACCTGATTCATTTGCCAGTAAATTATCGGGTGTTTTCCAGGGGGCTTCTGATACTACTTTTTATGTAGTAGCGGTTTACTTTGGATCTGTTGGCATAAAGAATACACGTTATGCCATTGGCTCAATGTTATTGGCTGATTTGGTTGGCGTTTGTACAGCCATTGCACTCAGTTATATGTTTTTTGCATAA